The Paenibacillus uliginis N3/975 genome has a window encoding:
- the yhbH gene encoding sporulation protein YhbH — MKNEDALSFVVSREDWSLHRKGYQDQVRHQRKIKEVIKQNLPDLITEENIILSDGKQIIKVPIRSLDEYRFIYNYQKQKHVGQGDGDSQVGDVLGRDPSQQAPGKGEKAGDQPGQDVVETEVSIEELENMLFEELELPLLQPKDKEQIETHSIVFNDIRKKGIMSNIDKKRTILENLRRNATTGNPGIHHISPDDLRYKTWDDTVIPESNAVIIAMMDTSGSMGSFEKYCARSFFFWMTRFLRRQYEKVEIVFIAHHTEAKEVTEQDFFTRGESGGTICSSAYIKALDIIHSRYPSSKYNIYPFHFSDGDNLTSDNERCVKLIGELLKVSNMFGYGEVNQYNRSSTLMSAYKNIKMDQFLYHVIKDKGEVYEALKTFFKKKEGAIS, encoded by the coding sequence GTGAAAAACGAAGATGCCCTGTCGTTCGTCGTATCCCGTGAAGATTGGTCGCTCCACCGCAAAGGCTACCAGGACCAGGTTCGCCATCAACGTAAGATCAAGGAAGTAATCAAGCAGAACCTGCCTGATCTCATCACAGAGGAGAACATTATTCTCTCGGATGGTAAGCAGATTATCAAAGTACCGATCCGCAGCCTTGACGAGTACCGGTTCATTTATAATTACCAGAAGCAAAAGCATGTTGGGCAGGGAGACGGTGACAGCCAGGTTGGTGACGTTCTCGGCCGCGATCCTTCACAACAGGCACCCGGAAAGGGAGAGAAGGCCGGAGACCAGCCGGGTCAGGATGTGGTGGAGACAGAGGTCAGTATCGAAGAGCTTGAAAACATGCTGTTCGAAGAACTCGAGCTCCCGCTGCTTCAGCCCAAGGATAAAGAGCAGATCGAAACGCATTCCATCGTCTTCAACGATATTCGTAAAAAAGGCATCATGTCTAATATCGATAAAAAGAGAACGATTCTGGAAAATCTCCGCCGTAATGCTACAACAGGCAATCCAGGTATTCATCACATCAGTCCTGACGATCTGCGTTATAAAACGTGGGATGACACGGTCATTCCCGAGTCTAATGCAGTGATCATTGCCATGATGGATACATCAGGATCGATGGGCTCCTTCGAGAAGTATTGTGCCCGCAGCTTCTTCTTCTGGATGACACGTTTCCTTCGCCGGCAGTACGAAAAAGTTGAAATTGTGTTCATCGCACACCATACGGAAGCCAAAGAAGTAACCGAGCAGGATTTTTTCACACGTGGTGAGAGCGGAGGTACAATCTGTTCTTCGGCTTACATTAAGGCACTCGATATTATCCACTCACGCTATCCCTCTTCCAAATACAACATCTATCCCTTTCATTTCTCGGATGGCGACAACCTGACCTCAGATAATGAACGATGTGTTAAGCTGATCGGTGAGCTTCTCAAAGTAAGTAATATGTTCGGGTATGGCGAAGTCAACCAGTACAACCGCAGCAGCACGCTGATGTCAGCGTATAAGAACATAAAAATGGATCAGTTTTTATACCATGTGATCAAGGACAAAGGCGAGGTTTACGAGGCACTCAAAACTTTTTTCAAAAAAAAGGAGGGGGCTATTAGCTAG
- a CDS encoding DUF350 domain-containing protein: protein MQNFGLNLLNVIIGLGIILGVLIIGYFVFSSLTRFDDRKEITGGNTAAGLYMGSKLLGLCIIVAMVSYSSHSWLQMIIWSLIGMAILCLVYLIFDWITPQFKVCEEIAKGNMAVAQLLRSIIIGVSIVVGTFLM, encoded by the coding sequence TTGCAAAATTTCGGGTTAAATCTACTCAATGTCATCATCGGTCTAGGCATTATTCTTGGTGTACTTATCATTGGCTATTTCGTGTTTAGTTCTCTGACACGTTTTGACGACCGCAAAGAAATCACGGGAGGAAATACGGCAGCAGGTCTTTATATGGGAAGCAAGTTGCTTGGTCTCTGTATCATCGTTGCCATGGTATCCTACAGTTCGCATTCCTGGTTGCAGATGATCATTTGGTCACTGATCGGAATGGCCATTCTCTGTCTCGTATATCTCATCTTTGACTGGATCACGCCGCAATTTAAAGTTTGCGAAGAAATCGCGAAGGGCAATATGGCGGTCGCCCAGCTTCTACGTTCGATCATCATCGGGGTTTCCATCGTAGTAGGCACTTTCTTAATGTAA
- a CDS encoding glutathionylspermidine synthase family protein — MTDSLWPIHPLGSTQEDVYGGETSNIVSYHRMYEKAYCLPSIALYSPGEISELSTASEAMDAIFRKTMRFVQRYMPDSYLIRQLDIPPSLLPLIREEIPLGGITRQDWILGPQGMKMIENNADTPTGIPESAYLEGQILKRHTSWKGPSVNLQELLGEELAAFAEFYKARGLEKSVTFSCYDWHPEDRFNTLYLMEQLRRMNVPAHYAPLEELDIIPGKGLYHNGRQIDIWYRLYPLEYLTQDRDETSGLNVGEALLELASAGKIGLINPPQNFILQSKGFLATLWSLYERNHQTADYCGFTLFEPEELEIISTYCLPTYFSPEPFKLQNLPYVAKSYWGREGKGTSLHGSQKKDANAPSSTDSNHDSEEDADILAYYSDQPKIYQQYWTMPSAEVETEEGVYSGRLLTGAFVVGGRFGGVLSRIGGKVTGDDAYYLPAAIFAPEE; from the coding sequence ATGACTGATTCATTATGGCCTATACATCCTCTTGGCAGCACTCAGGAGGACGTATACGGTGGCGAAACCTCCAACATCGTGTCATATCACCGTATGTACGAAAAGGCCTACTGCCTCCCTTCTATCGCTCTATACAGTCCTGGAGAAATATCAGAGCTGAGCACCGCATCAGAAGCGATGGATGCCATATTCCGTAAAACCATGCGTTTTGTACAACGGTACATGCCAGATAGCTATCTGATCCGGCAGCTCGACATCCCCCCCTCTCTTCTGCCGCTTATCCGTGAAGAAATTCCGTTAGGCGGAATAACCAGGCAGGATTGGATCCTCGGACCGCAAGGGATGAAAATGATCGAGAACAATGCCGACACACCGACAGGTATTCCGGAGTCTGCTTACCTTGAGGGGCAGATTCTTAAACGACATACATCATGGAAAGGCCCTTCGGTTAACCTGCAAGAGCTGTTGGGGGAAGAATTAGCTGCCTTCGCCGAATTTTATAAAGCTCGAGGACTTGAGAAATCCGTTACATTCAGCTGCTATGATTGGCATCCTGAGGACCGCTTCAATACGCTCTATCTGATGGAGCAGCTGCGTAGAATGAACGTTCCTGCTCACTATGCTCCTCTGGAGGAGCTGGACATCATACCAGGTAAAGGCCTTTACCATAACGGACGCCAAATCGACATTTGGTACCGGCTTTACCCGCTTGAGTATCTGACACAGGACCGGGATGAGACCTCGGGTCTCAATGTCGGTGAAGCACTGTTGGAGTTGGCATCTGCGGGCAAGATCGGATTAATCAATCCGCCGCAAAATTTCATTTTGCAGAGCAAAGGGTTTCTCGCGACACTTTGGTCGCTGTATGAGCGAAATCATCAGACCGCTGATTACTGTGGATTCACATTGTTTGAACCTGAAGAACTTGAGATTATTTCAACGTACTGTTTGCCCACCTATTTTAGTCCTGAGCCCTTTAAGCTGCAGAATTTACCGTATGTTGCCAAAAGCTATTGGGGCCGTGAAGGGAAAGGAACCTCGCTTCATGGGAGTCAGAAAAAAGATGCTAATGCACCTTCATCGACCGACAGTAATCACGATTCAGAGGAAGACGCGGACATTCTGGCGTATTACAGCGATCAACCAAAGATTTATCAACAATACTGGACTATGCCTTCGGCAGAGGTCGAAACAGAAGAAGGTGTGTACAGCGGTCGTCTCCTAACGGGAGCTTTCGTAGTGGGCGGCCGCTTCGGCGGCGTTTTATCCAGAATAGGAGGAAAGGTTACCGGAGACGATGCTTACTACCTTCCTGCAGCCATCTTCGCACCTGAAGAATAA
- a CDS encoding potassium channel family protein: MKKILYLLLRRLSNRLFRLPAPFLIVFSGIFIILASCIMYLLEPDTFKNPFNAFWYVMTTLTTVGYGDFYPVTAAGKVFAIFLYLFGIGLLSLVIGKIIDLFVNAKERRMSGKVDYPNRSHIIIIHWNKKAQSAIDELLGAGNLNEIVLIDDLDRMPVEHPRVHFISGDPASEDTLRKAGIERAKSAIIFGDIRIDDPSLTDGKSLLISSSIERLAPEVHTTVEIMLEKHIHNFRHVNINDFIVSHDAVSRLAVRSALHEGSTEIYTQLLSSRFGDDLYEIPCDPAWVTYRNAFEALLTQGATLIANRGNLGINRMLDDPIGQDPKLYVICNPETYAGIIKKGR, encoded by the coding sequence GTGAAAAAAATCTTGTATCTACTGTTAAGACGTTTGTCCAATCGTTTGTTCCGTCTCCCTGCTCCTTTTCTTATTGTGTTCTCAGGGATATTTATCATCCTGGCTTCATGCATCATGTACCTTCTTGAACCGGACACATTTAAAAATCCGTTTAACGCCTTCTGGTATGTCATGACTACCCTGACTACAGTCGGTTATGGTGACTTTTATCCAGTAACAGCTGCTGGCAAAGTATTCGCAATATTTCTGTATTTGTTCGGTATTGGCCTACTCAGCTTGGTTATCGGAAAAATCATAGATCTGTTCGTAAACGCCAAAGAAAGGAGGATGAGCGGTAAAGTGGATTATCCGAATAGGAGCCATATCATCATTATCCACTGGAACAAAAAAGCCCAATCTGCGATAGATGAACTGCTTGGTGCCGGAAATCTGAACGAGATTGTCCTGATCGATGATCTGGACAGAATGCCTGTTGAACATCCGAGAGTGCATTTTATAAGCGGTGATCCGGCTTCGGAAGACACGCTCCGGAAAGCAGGCATCGAACGGGCGAAATCAGCCATTATCTTTGGTGACATAAGGATCGACGATCCTTCACTCACAGACGGCAAGTCACTGTTAATCTCCTCTAGCATTGAAAGGCTGGCTCCGGAAGTACATACGACCGTGGAAATTATGCTAGAAAAGCATATTCACAATTTCCGTCATGTAAACATCAATGATTTTATCGTTTCCCATGATGCGGTATCACGCTTGGCTGTACGTTCCGCATTACATGAAGGCAGTACAGAGATATACACCCAGCTTCTCAGCAGCCGGTTCGGAGATGATCTGTATGAAATTCCATGTGATCCTGCCTGGGTCACCTACAGAAATGCTTTCGAGGCACTGCTGACACAAGGTGCAACACTCATCGCTAATCGCGGCAATCTCGGAATTAACCGCATGCTTGATGATCCCATCGGTCAGGATCCGAAGCTGTATGTTATTTGTAATCCCGAGACTTACGCCGGGATAATCAAGAAAGGCAGGTAA